A DNA window from Hydra vulgaris chromosome 13, alternate assembly HydraT2T_AEP contains the following coding sequences:
- the LOC136089904 gene encoding uncharacterized protein LOC136089904 gives MAEAILQNIEKKALNIAFVNSFQPITYKRYVDDTHARFDSKEKQELFLKTLNEQNPSIKYTVELENGKKQLNFLDISITKSMNGFYEFQIHRKDAITNVQIKPNSNINPA, from the coding sequence ATGGCTGAAgcaattttgcaaaatatagaaaaaaaagccCTTAATATAGCCTTTGTTAATTCATTCCAGCCAATAACTTACAAAAGATATGTAGACGATACCCATGCTCGCTTCGACTCGAAAGAAAAACAAGAACTgttcctaaaaactttaaatgaacaaaacccCTCCATAAAATATACTGTTGAACTTGAAAAcggaaaaaaacaacttaacttTTTAGATATATCTATTACAAAGTCAATGAACGGATTTTATGAATTTCAAATACACCGTAAGGATGCGATAAccaatgttcaaataaaaccGAACTCTAACATCAACCCAGCATAA